A single region of the Pontimicrobium sp. SW4 genome encodes:
- a CDS encoding MFS transporter, with the protein MKTLFNNYLNTFRGLSKEVWWLSLITLINRAGTMVIPFLSLYLTEDLNFTLKNVGWVMTAFGLGSVAGAWLGGKLTDKIGYYKVMVYSLFLTGIMFICLQFLTTFVSFCIGIFVVMVVADMFRPAMYVALSAYSRPENKTRSVTLIRLAINLGFSAGPAIGGIIISTVSYAGLFWVDGITCLLATIVLLNVLNPKKSKTLDEIKVENPDSAYKDIPFIIFLGGMLLFALIFIQYFSTMPLYYKDVHELTKIDIGLLLGMNGFLIFILEMPLIKWLENSRFTISGLMLFGAILTGLSFVVLNMTSWIGILVIGMILMTVGEMIAFPFSNTFAMQRAKKGNQGEYMALYSIAFSTAHIFGHNLGMRMVDNVGFDNTWHIISLIAALCVFLFFILKQSLKTSKL; encoded by the coding sequence ATGAAAACACTATTCAACAATTACTTAAATACTTTTAGAGGGCTCTCTAAAGAAGTTTGGTGGTTATCATTAATTACATTAATAAATAGAGCAGGAACCATGGTTATTCCATTTCTCTCTTTATACCTAACAGAAGATTTAAATTTCACACTTAAAAATGTAGGTTGGGTTATGACCGCATTTGGCTTAGGTTCAGTCGCAGGTGCTTGGTTAGGAGGAAAATTAACAGACAAAATTGGGTATTATAAAGTAATGGTATATAGTTTATTCTTAACAGGCATCATGTTTATTTGTTTGCAATTCTTAACAACTTTTGTTTCTTTTTGTATTGGAATTTTTGTCGTTATGGTTGTGGCAGATATGTTTCGACCTGCAATGTACGTAGCCTTAAGTGCCTATAGCAGACCAGAAAATAAAACGAGAAGTGTAACGCTAATTAGATTAGCTATAAATCTTGGTTTTTCAGCTGGTCCAGCCATAGGTGGTATTATTATTTCCACAGTAAGCTATGCTGGATTATTTTGGGTGGACGGAATCACTTGCCTTCTGGCAACCATTGTATTACTAAATGTTTTAAACCCAAAGAAATCTAAAACTCTTGACGAAATTAAGGTTGAAAATCCAGATTCTGCATATAAAGATATTCCATTCATTATATTTTTAGGAGGAATGCTACTTTTTGCTTTAATATTTATACAGTACTTCTCGACCATGCCATTATATTATAAAGATGTTCACGAGTTAACTAAAATCGATATTGGATTACTTCTTGGAATGAATGGTTTTTTGATTTTTATATTAGAAATGCCCTTAATTAAATGGCTAGAGAATAGCAGATTTACTATTAGCGGACTAATGCTCTTTGGAGCCATACTAACAGGACTAAGTTTTGTGGTTCTAAACATGACTTCATGGATTGGTATTTTAGTAATTGGGATGATATTAATGACTGTTGGAGAAATGATTGCCTTTCCATTCTCAAATACCTTTGCAATGCAACGCGCTAAAAAGGGCAATCAAGGTGAATATATGGCACTTTATAGTATTGCATTTTCAACTGCGCATATATTCGGCCATAATTTAGGAATGCGAATGGTAGATAATGTTGGATTTGACAATACGTGGCATATAATTTCACTAATAGCAGCTCTTTGTGTGTTTCTATTTTTCATATTAAAACAATCATTAAAAACAAGTAAACTGTAA
- a CDS encoding VOC family protein produces MNLNQITLPSLDVEKATSFYKTLGLNLIVNALPRYVRFECADGDTTFSIHKVDKLPKGNGVTIYFEDENLDELVLNLKQKGITFISDPEDKSWLWREAHLSDPDSNHIILYHAGKNRKNPPWRIN; encoded by the coding sequence ATGAATTTAAACCAAATAACCCTTCCATCTTTAGATGTTGAAAAAGCAACATCATTTTATAAAACCTTAGGTTTAAATCTTATTGTCAATGCTTTACCACGTTATGTGCGTTTCGAATGTGCTGATGGTGATACAACATTTTCAATTCATAAAGTAGATAAATTGCCCAAAGGAAATGGCGTCACAATCTATTTTGAAGATGAAAATTTAGATGAGTTAGTTTTAAATTTAAAACAAAAAGGAATTACCTTTATAAGCGATCCAGAAGATAAATCTTGGCTATGGCGTGAAGCACATTTAAGCGACCCTGATAGCAACCATATTATTTTATATCATGCTGGTAAAAACAGAAAAAATCCACCTTGGAGAATTAACTAG
- a CDS encoding DJ-1/PfpI family protein codes for MKNILYIIILSFIVSCNSSEKRKEEQMKMWEERIEEYRSITKTPPKLEPNRYNVAFLIMDGTFNTELTAPFDIFQHTIFREGIKAMNVFTVANTNDAITTFEGMRILPDFNYLTDELPLIDILVVPSAENHLGKDLEDEAMINFVKQIDKEAKFVTSHCDGAFVLAKAGLLDNVISTTFPSDIDKMRDMFPSLDIRKDVLFVHDEKYITSAGGAKSFEAALYLCEFLYGKEVTQQLASGLVIDWDVKNVPHLVIKK; via the coding sequence ATGAAAAATATTTTATATATCATAATCCTAAGCTTTATTGTAAGCTGCAACTCAAGTGAAAAAAGAAAGGAAGAGCAAATGAAAATGTGGGAAGAAAGAATTGAAGAGTATAGATCAATTACAAAGACTCCTCCAAAACTAGAACCCAACAGATACAATGTGGCTTTCTTAATTATGGATGGCACATTTAACACCGAACTCACAGCGCCCTTCGATATTTTTCAACACACCATTTTTCGAGAAGGCATTAAAGCTATGAATGTATTTACAGTAGCAAACACCAATGACGCTATAACAACTTTTGAAGGTATGCGAATTCTTCCAGATTTTAATTACTTGACAGATGAATTACCATTGATTGATATATTGGTTGTGCCAAGTGCTGAAAATCATTTAGGGAAAGACCTTGAAGATGAAGCTATGATAAACTTTGTAAAGCAAATTGATAAAGAAGCAAAATTTGTTACCTCACATTGCGATGGTGCTTTTGTATTAGCAAAAGCAGGATTGCTTGACAATGTTATCTCAACCACTTTCCCAAGTGATATTGATAAAATGCGTGATATGTTTCCAAGTTTAGATATTCGTAAAGATGTACTCTTTGTGCATGATGAAAAATATATTACCTCTGCAGGAGGTGCAAAAAGTTTTGAAGCTGCCTTATATTTATGTGAATTCCTTTATGGTAAAGAGGTTACGCAACAACTTGCAAGCGGATTAGTAATTGATTGGGATGTTAAAAATGTACCTCACCTTGTTATAAAAAAATAA
- a CDS encoding M14 family zinc carboxypeptidase, whose protein sequence is MKLTKFVFAIAFSVLMVNSATAQDYFFKDKAPFDASIPTPEEFLGYPIGKQHTRHDQIVAYFYKLAEVSNRAKIEVYGYTHERRKLVILHVSTPENLNNLESIKSEHLKFVDPNQSPTNYNDVPVFIQLGYNVHGNEPSSSEAALLTAYTLVASNNPEITNYLNNSVIFIDPTINPDGRDRHTQWANQFQAKSLVSDGTDAEHNEAWPRGRTNHYWFDLNRDWLLAVNPESQGKLSWYHQWYPNVVTDFHEMGTNSNHFFEPMKPIGSQDPIMPKENYEDLNNMFAPYFASALDKIGSFYYTKESFDGTYPGYGSSYPDLQGGLALLFEQASSRGHVQDTDYGKMTFAFTIRNQYVSGIATIKAAVENKAYLREYQQKFFKSAMTKKAPTGFSAYEFGDAYDMNRNKAFVDYLLKHKIKVYKNGDKYTVPLKQPQHRMVQTMFETYNKYRDSVFYDASAWSVANFYNMKYRGLKSANLGVEVTPENNTVTVAKVQPADYAYIIDYDDYNAPAALYYMQSKGLTVASAFKPFSIKTSNGNKSFNYGTLLVPVSKQKKSSQEVYKIISDAQSKYNVPMYTTDSGYSLTGIDLGSNNFRALKKPKAAMLIGDGVSSTEAGEVWHLLDTRIHMPITKIQMRSFRGANLDKYNTLVMVSGSYSELDSIQRQKLKNWASKGNTIVTIASASKWVIDKKLVKEQLTKKPKPKKDETPKAVERKPYVDAGENMGRERLGGSIFEVDLDLTHPLGFGYRSSSLPVYKNNNVFIAPSKSQYSTVAKYTENPHIDGYISNTNLNTYLKPSASLIVSPIGRGRVIMFADNPNFRGAWYGTNKLFLNALFLGNRISVPTERN, encoded by the coding sequence ATGAAACTAACAAAATTCGTTTTTGCCATAGCCTTTTCTGTGCTTATGGTAAATTCTGCAACTGCACAAGATTACTTTTTTAAGGATAAAGCACCTTTTGATGCTTCAATCCCAACACCTGAAGAATTTTTGGGTTATCCAATTGGAAAACAACATACGAGACACGATCAAATTGTTGCTTATTTCTACAAACTAGCCGAAGTATCCAATCGTGCCAAAATAGAAGTTTATGGATACACGCATGAAAGACGTAAGCTAGTTATATTACATGTTTCTACTCCTGAAAACCTTAACAACTTAGAATCAATAAAATCTGAACACTTAAAATTTGTTGACCCTAATCAGTCGCCAACAAATTATAATGATGTTCCTGTGTTTATTCAGTTAGGTTATAACGTTCATGGCAATGAGCCTTCAAGTTCTGAAGCTGCTTTACTTACTGCTTATACTTTAGTGGCTTCAAATAATCCTGAAATTACCAATTACTTAAATAATTCTGTCATTTTTATTGACCCAACAATTAATCCTGATGGAAGAGATAGACATACACAATGGGCAAACCAATTTCAAGCAAAATCTTTAGTATCAGATGGTACAGATGCTGAACATAATGAAGCATGGCCTAGAGGTAGAACCAATCATTATTGGTTCGATTTAAACAGAGATTGGTTATTAGCTGTAAATCCTGAAAGTCAAGGAAAGCTTAGTTGGTATCACCAATGGTATCCAAACGTAGTGACCGATTTTCATGAAATGGGAACAAATAGCAATCACTTTTTTGAACCTATGAAACCTATTGGCTCTCAAGATCCAATTATGCCAAAAGAAAATTATGAAGATTTAAATAACATGTTCGCTCCTTATTTTGCTAGTGCCTTAGATAAAATAGGATCTTTTTACTACACGAAAGAGTCTTTTGATGGCACCTATCCAGGTTATGGAAGTTCTTATCCAGATTTACAAGGTGGATTAGCATTGCTATTTGAACAAGCAAGTTCTAGAGGTCATGTGCAAGATACCGATTATGGAAAAATGACGTTTGCTTTCACTATTAGAAATCAATATGTTTCTGGAATTGCGACTATAAAAGCAGCTGTTGAAAACAAAGCATATTTGAGAGAATACCAACAAAAGTTCTTTAAATCTGCAATGACTAAAAAAGCACCAACAGGATTCTCAGCATATGAGTTTGGTGATGCCTATGATATGAATAGAAACAAAGCATTTGTTGATTATTTATTGAAACATAAAATAAAAGTCTATAAAAACGGAGACAAGTATACAGTACCATTAAAACAACCACAGCATAGAATGGTACAAACCATGTTTGAGACTTACAATAAGTATAGAGATAGTGTCTTTTATGATGCTTCAGCTTGGAGTGTTGCTAATTTTTACAACATGAAATATCGTGGATTAAAAAGCGCTAATTTAGGCGTAGAAGTAACTCCAGAAAACAACACAGTAACTGTTGCTAAAGTACAACCAGCTGATTACGCTTACATTATAGATTATGATGACTACAATGCGCCTGCAGCTTTATATTATATGCAATCTAAAGGATTAACAGTAGCTTCAGCATTTAAGCCATTTTCAATAAAGACCTCAAACGGAAATAAAAGTTTCAATTATGGTACACTTCTAGTACCTGTAAGTAAACAAAAAAAATCTAGTCAAGAAGTTTATAAAATTATTTCTGATGCACAATCAAAATATAATGTACCAATGTACACCACAGATAGTGGTTATAGCTTAACAGGAATAGATTTAGGGAGCAACAATTTTAGAGCACTAAAAAAACCTAAAGCTGCAATGCTTATTGGTGATGGCGTAAGTTCTACAGAAGCTGGCGAAGTTTGGCACTTACTAGATACTCGTATACATATGCCAATTACAAAAATTCAAATGAGGAGTTTTAGAGGCGCAAATCTAGACAAATATAACACCTTAGTAATGGTGTCTGGAAGTTACAGCGAATTAGACTCTATACAACGCCAAAAATTAAAAAACTGGGCTTCTAAAGGGAATACTATTGTAACAATTGCTAGTGCTTCAAAGTGGGTAATTGATAAGAAATTAGTTAAAGAGCAACTTACTAAAAAGCCTAAACCAAAAAAGGATGAAACTCCAAAAGCAGTTGAAAGAAAACCTTATGTAGATGCAGGCGAAAATATGGGTAGAGAACGTTTAGGTGGTTCTATATTTGAAGTAGACTTAGATTTAACTCATCCATTAGGGTTTGGTTATCGTTCTTCGTCATTACCAGTATATAAAAACAATAATGTATTTATCGCTCCAAGTAAAAGCCAATATAGCACTGTTGCTAAATATACCGAGAATCCACATATAGATGGGTATATTTCTAACACTAACTTAAACACCTATTTAAAACCATCAGCTTCGTTAATAGTAAGCCCGATAGGACGAGGAAGAGTTATTATGTTTGCTGACAACCCTAACTTTAGAGGTGCTTGGTATGGCACCAATAAATTATTTTTAAATGCATTATTCCTTGGGAATAGAATATCTGTTCCAACAGAAAGAAATTAA
- a CDS encoding amidohydrolase family protein, with translation MKKIVILLIFSLGLQAFSQDNYKGEGPFSQLIIRGVMLINGDGSPPRGPMDIVVENNKIVNMQIVGYPGVEINESRRPKLKSGGKELDANGMYLLPGFVDMHGHIGGGAQGANPEYVFKLWMAHGITTIKQPSGRNAIELKRQSAANEIVAPRIFEYTGFGSGSDKPISTPEMARAWVRQNAKNGADGIKFFGAEPDIMEAALDENKKLGLRSTAHHAQLSVARWNVLHSARAGMTSMEHWYGLPEALFNDRTVQNYPLDYNYQNEQHRFEEAGKLWQQAAEPYSEHWNNVMNELLELDFTLDPTFNIYEASRDLQRARRAEWHETYTLPSLWKFYEPSKISHGSYWHYWGTEQEIEWKKNYQLWMTFVNEYKNRGGRVTVGTDSGFIYQLYGFAYPRELELLREAGFHPLEVIRAATLNGAEALGWDDKIGSVQIGKLADFVIIEENPLVNLKVLYGTGAIKLTEDNEVVRVGGVKYTIKDGIIYDAKRLLADVKAMVDAEKAKTNWTLKQPGVKN, from the coding sequence ATGAAAAAAATAGTTATTTTATTAATATTTTCTTTGGGATTACAAGCCTTTTCTCAAGACAATTACAAAGGCGAAGGTCCTTTTTCACAACTCATCATTAGAGGGGTTATGCTTATTAATGGTGATGGTTCGCCACCAAGAGGTCCAATGGACATAGTTGTTGAAAACAACAAAATTGTAAACATGCAAATTGTTGGATATCCTGGGGTTGAAATTAATGAAAGTAGAAGGCCTAAGCTTAAAAGCGGTGGAAAAGAGTTAGATGCGAATGGTATGTATTTGCTCCCTGGTTTTGTTGATATGCACGGTCATATTGGTGGTGGTGCGCAAGGCGCTAATCCTGAATATGTGTTTAAACTTTGGATGGCTCACGGTATTACAACCATTAAACAACCTAGTGGACGTAATGCTATTGAATTAAAACGCCAAAGTGCTGCCAACGAAATTGTAGCTCCTAGGATTTTTGAGTATACAGGTTTTGGCTCAGGAAGTGATAAACCTATTAGTACACCAGAAATGGCAAGAGCTTGGGTAAGACAAAATGCAAAAAATGGTGCTGATGGCATTAAGTTTTTTGGTGCAGAACCAGATATTATGGAAGCCGCTTTAGATGAAAATAAAAAATTAGGGCTAAGATCGACTGCTCATCACGCACAATTAAGTGTTGCAAGATGGAATGTACTACATTCTGCTAGAGCAGGAATGACCTCTATGGAGCATTGGTATGGTTTACCTGAAGCTTTGTTTAATGATAGAACAGTTCAAAACTATCCGTTAGACTACAATTATCAAAACGAACAACACCGTTTTGAAGAAGCTGGTAAGTTGTGGCAACAAGCAGCTGAGCCTTACTCTGAGCATTGGAATAATGTAATGAATGAGCTTTTAGAGTTAGATTTTACGCTTGATCCAACCTTTAATATTTACGAAGCAAGTAGAGATTTGCAACGTGCTCGTCGTGCAGAATGGCATGAAACTTACACTTTACCATCGCTTTGGAAGTTTTACGAGCCTAGTAAAATTAGCCATGGTAGTTATTGGCATTATTGGGGAACCGAACAAGAAATTGAGTGGAAAAAGAACTACCAATTATGGATGACCTTTGTAAACGAATATAAAAATAGAGGTGGACGTGTAACTGTTGGTACAGATTCTGGTTTTATTTATCAGTTGTATGGTTTTGCTTATCCTCGTGAACTGGAATTATTACGTGAGGCTGGTTTTCATCCTTTAGAAGTGATAAGAGCAGCAACTTTAAATGGTGCTGAAGCTTTGGGTTGGGACGATAAAATTGGTTCTGTACAAATTGGTAAACTTGCCGATTTTGTAATTATTGAAGAAAATCCATTAGTAAACTTAAAAGTTCTTTATGGAACTGGAGCCATTAAACTTACTGAAGATAATGAAGTTGTTAGAGTTGGCGGTGTAAAATACACTATTAAAGACGGTATTATTTATGACGCAAAACGTTTATTAGCTGATGTAAAAGCTATGGTTGATGCTGAAAAAGCAAAAACAAATTGGACACTAAAACAACCTGGTGTTAAAAACTAG
- a CDS encoding Lrp/AsnC family transcriptional regulator, giving the protein MKLDSLNWSILKCIQENSRQSNTDIAKKVGISSPAVAERIRKMEDAGVINGYYAKLSYKETGYQLKAIITLRAFMGRLKPFLEKVKSFEEVINCFRITGNENIVLEVVLRNQQHLEQFIDQLITYGETKTQIVLSDVIENNPIKRPI; this is encoded by the coding sequence ATGAAGTTAGATTCACTTAATTGGAGTATACTAAAATGTATACAAGAAAATTCAAGGCAATCTAATACAGATATTGCTAAAAAAGTGGGTATATCATCGCCTGCAGTTGCCGAACGTATTAGAAAAATGGAGGATGCAGGTGTAATTAATGGTTATTACGCAAAATTGTCATATAAAGAAACGGGCTACCAATTAAAAGCAATTATCACTTTAAGAGCTTTTATGGGACGCTTAAAACCATTTTTAGAAAAGGTGAAATCGTTTGAAGAAGTCATTAATTGTTTCCGTATAACTGGTAACGAAAATATTGTTCTAGAAGTTGTGTTACGAAATCAACAACATCTAGAACAATTTATAGATCAGCTAATAACTTACGGTGAAACAAAAACGCAGATTGTATTATCAGATGTAATAGAAAACAATCCAATAAAAAGACCAATCTAG
- a CDS encoding sigma-70 family RNA polymerase sigma factor, whose translation MNTNQVWETYHQDIKQFLLSRIKNDEAVNDVLQDTFIKIHTKLESLQNHEKLKSWVFTIARNTMLDYFRTSKNDTEFQEYNVQTEENPKVHDEKDCLYGIIKQLPKKYRDPLFLADIKGKKQAEVANQLKLPIPTAKSRIQRARKLIAQGYMECCDFKMNQQGHLVGEIKDKEDCKICS comes from the coding sequence ATGAATACAAATCAAGTTTGGGAAACATATCACCAAGACATTAAACAATTTCTTTTATCAAGAATAAAAAATGATGAAGCAGTTAATGATGTTTTGCAGGATACATTTATTAAAATTCATACAAAGTTAGAGTCACTTCAAAATCATGAAAAACTAAAATCTTGGGTTTTTACTATTGCTAGAAACACCATGTTAGACTATTTCAGAACAAGTAAAAATGATACCGAATTTCAGGAATATAACGTACAAACTGAAGAGAACCCTAAAGTTCATGATGAAAAAGATTGTCTATATGGTATCATTAAACAACTTCCAAAAAAGTATCGTGACCCTTTATTTCTAGCTGATATTAAAGGTAAGAAGCAAGCTGAGGTTGCAAATCAATTAAAATTACCAATACCTACTGCTAAATCTAGAATTCAACGAGCAAGAAAGTTAATAGCGCAAGGTTATATGGAATGCTGCGATTTTAAAATGAATCAACAAGGACATTTGGTGGGAGAAATAAAAGACAAAGAAGATTGTAAAATTTGTAGTTAA
- a CDS encoding methylmalonyl-CoA mutase family protein → MQQIAPYKPKHKVRIVTAASLFDGHDASINIMRRIIQATGVEVIHLGHDRSVEEVVNTAIQEDANAIALTSYQGGHNEYFKYMYDLLKERGAEHIKIFGGGGGVILPSEIKELMDYGITRIYSPDDGRELGLQGMINDLVQQSDFAIGDQLNGEVDILEEKNPKAIARVISSAENFPEVAKKSLEKIHKKNENSKTPVLGITGTGGAGKSSLVDELVRRFLIDFPEKTVGLISVDPSKRKTGGALLGDRIRMNAINSPRVYMRSLATRQSNLALSKHVNEAVEVLKAAEYDLIILETSGIGQSDTEIIEHSDVSLYVMTPEFGAATQLEKIDMLDFADLVAINKFDKRGSLDALRDVKKQYMRNNNLWDVHQDDLPVFGTIASQFNDPGMNTLYKAVMDKLVEKTDTNLKSTFHISDEMSEKIFVIPPSRTRYLSEIAESNRAYDNKAKEQVEVAQKLYGIYKTICSVTNVTLSAVERSFIGKLGLEQDEILNQVQDDSSKEFLGLLFKEFDRVKLNLDPYNWEIITVWDDKVNKYKNPIYVFKVRGKEIKIETHTESLSHTQIPKVALPKYQAWGDILNWCLQENVPGEFPYASGLYPFKRTGEDPARMFAGEGGPERTNRRFHYVSAGLPAKRLSTAFDSVTLYGNDPDLRPDIYGKIGNAGVSICCLDDAKKLYSGFNLADVMTSVSMTINGPAPMLLGFFMNAAIDQQCEIYIKENGLEKDVEAKITKIYKGKTRPSYNGDLPEGNNGLGLMLLGVTGDQVLPTDVYTDIKKNTIAQVRGTVQADILKEDQAQNTCIFSTEFALRLMGDVQEYFIENNIRNFYSVSISGYHIAEAGANPITQLALTLSNGFTYVEYYLSRGMDINKFGPNLSFFFSNGIDPEYAVIGRVARKIWAKAMKHKYGANARAQMLKYHIQTSGRSLHAQEIDFNDIRTTLQALYAIYDNCNSLHTNAYDEAITTPTEESVRRAMAIQLIINKELGLNKNENPIQGSFIIEELTDLVEEAVLLEFDRITERGGVLGAMETMYQRSKIQEESLYYETLKHNGDFPIIGVNTFLSSKGSPTVLPAEVIRATEEEKQFQIQTLENLHKANNTEELLKNLQQKAIHNENIFEALMDVCKVCSLGQITSALFEVGGQYRRNM, encoded by the coding sequence ATGCAACAAATAGCACCATATAAACCAAAACATAAAGTACGAATAGTAACTGCGGCCTCATTATTTGATGGTCATGATGCGTCCATAAATATAATGCGACGCATTATTCAAGCCACAGGAGTTGAAGTAATCCATTTAGGTCATGATAGAAGTGTAGAAGAAGTAGTTAATACTGCTATTCAAGAAGATGCTAATGCTATTGCATTAACGTCGTACCAAGGAGGACATAACGAGTACTTTAAGTATATGTATGACTTGCTAAAAGAGCGAGGGGCGGAACACATCAAGATTTTTGGAGGAGGGGGAGGAGTAATTTTACCATCGGAAATTAAAGAGTTGATGGATTATGGTATTACTCGTATTTACTCACCTGATGATGGAAGGGAACTTGGGTTACAAGGAATGATTAATGATTTGGTTCAACAATCTGATTTTGCTATTGGAGACCAATTAAATGGAGAGGTTGATATTCTTGAGGAGAAAAATCCTAAAGCCATTGCAAGGGTTATTTCTTCAGCTGAAAATTTTCCTGAAGTTGCTAAAAAGTCACTTGAAAAAATTCATAAAAAGAACGAAAATTCTAAAACTCCAGTTTTAGGAATAACAGGAACTGGAGGCGCAGGTAAATCATCATTAGTCGACGAATTAGTACGACGTTTTTTAATCGATTTTCCAGAGAAAACGGTTGGCTTAATTTCGGTTGACCCTTCAAAACGTAAAACTGGAGGTGCGCTTTTAGGAGATAGAATACGTATGAATGCTATTAACTCTCCAAGAGTATATATGCGTAGTTTGGCAACACGTCAATCTAATTTAGCATTATCAAAACATGTTAATGAAGCAGTTGAGGTATTAAAAGCTGCTGAATACGATTTGATTATTTTGGAAACTTCAGGTATTGGACAATCGGATACTGAAATTATTGAGCACTCTGATGTGTCGTTATATGTAATGACGCCTGAATTTGGTGCAGCTACGCAGTTGGAAAAAATAGATATGCTCGATTTTGCTGATTTGGTAGCAATAAATAAGTTTGATAAACGTGGTTCACTTGATGCCTTGCGTGATGTGAAAAAACAATACATGCGTAACAATAACCTTTGGGATGTACATCAAGATGATTTACCAGTTTTTGGCACCATTGCGTCCCAATTCAACGACCCAGGAATGAATACGTTGTATAAAGCTGTGATGGATAAACTGGTTGAAAAGACAGATACTAATTTAAAATCAACATTTCATATTTCTGATGAAATGAGTGAGAAGATATTTGTTATTCCGCCATCAAGAACACGTTACTTATCTGAAATTGCTGAGAGTAATCGTGCCTATGATAACAAAGCTAAAGAACAAGTTGAAGTGGCTCAAAAGCTTTATGGAATTTATAAAACTATATGTTCAGTCACTAATGTCACCTTGAGCGCAGTCGAAAGGTCATTCATTGGAAAACTAGGATTAGAACAAGATGAGATCCTGAATCAAGTTCAGGATGACAGTTCTAAAGAGTTTTTAGGGTTGCTTTTCAAAGAATTTGACCGAGTAAAATTAAATTTAGATCCTTATAATTGGGAAATCATTACTGTTTGGGACGATAAAGTGAATAAATACAAAAATCCTATCTATGTGTTTAAAGTAAGAGGGAAAGAAATAAAAATAGAAACACACACAGAATCGTTGTCACACACTCAAATACCTAAAGTGGCTTTGCCGAAGTATCAAGCTTGGGGAGATATTTTAAATTGGTGTTTGCAAGAAAATGTGCCTGGAGAATTTCCATATGCTTCTGGGTTATACCCTTTTAAAAGAACTGGTGAAGATCCAGCACGTATGTTTGCTGGTGAAGGAGGCCCAGAACGAACCAATAGACGTTTTCATTATGTGAGTGCAGGTTTACCAGCTAAACGTCTGTCTACTGCTTTTGATAGTGTGACGCTTTATGGAAATGATCCAGATTTGCGTCCAGATATTTATGGAAAAATTGGAAATGCAGGCGTGTCTATCTGTTGTTTAGATGATGCTAAAAAATTGTATTCTGGTTTCAATTTAGCAGATGTGATGACTTCTGTGAGTATGACCATTAATGGTCCTGCACCTATGTTACTAGGCTTTTTCATGAATGCTGCCATTGACCAACAATGTGAGATTTACATAAAAGAAAATGGTTTAGAAAAAGACGTAGAAGCAAAAATTACTAAAATTTATAAAGGCAAAACACGACCATCTTATAATGGTGATTTACCAGAAGGTAACAATGGTTTAGGTTTAATGCTGTTAGGTGTTACAGGAGATCAAGTATTACCAACAGATGTTTATACTGACATAAAAAAGAATACGATTGCTCAAGTTAGAGGAACAGTACAAGCAGATATTTTAAAAGAAGACCAAGCGCAAAACACATGTATTTTCTCTACAGAATTTGCATTGCGTTTAATGGGAGATGTACAAGAATATTTCATTGAAAATAATATACGTAATTTCTATAGTGTTTCAATTTCTGGATATCATATTGCTGAAGCTGGAGCGAATCCAATTACGCAATTGGCTCTAACATTATCCAACGGATTTACATATGTAGAGTACTACTTGTCAAGAGGAATGGATATCAACAAGTTTGGTCCAAATTTATCCTTTTTCTTCTCAAATGGAATCGATCCAGAATATGCTGTTATTGGTCGTGTAGCTCGAAAAATTTGGGCAAAGGCCATGAAGCATAAATATGGCGCTAATGCTAGAGCACAAATGTTGAAATACCATATTCAAACGTCTGGTCGTAGTTTACATGCTCAAGAAATTGATTTTAATGATATACGTACAACGTTGCAAGCATTGTATGCTATTTACGACAATTGTAACTCATTACACACCAATGCGTATGATGAAGCTATTACCACACCAACTGAAGAATCTGTTCGTAGAGCGATGGCAATACAGTTAATCATTAACAAAGAATTAGGTTTAAATAAAAACGAAAATCCAATTCAAGGCTCCTTTATAATTGAAGAACTAACTGATTTGGTTGAAGAAGCTGTTCTTTTGGAATTTGACAGAATTACAGAAAGAGGAGGTGTTTTAGGAGCTATGGAAACTATGTATCAACGTAGTAAAATACAAGAAGAGAGTTTGTATTATGAAACCTTAAAACATAATGGCGATTTTCCAATTATTGGAGTAAATACGTTTTTAAGCTCAAAAGGATCTCCAACGGTGTTACCAGCAGAGGTCATTCGCGCAACAGAAGAAGAAAAGCAATTTCAAATACAAACATTAGAGAATCTTCATAAAGCAAATAACACTGAAGAGTTATTAAAAAACCTTCAGCAAAAAGCGATTCATAATGAAAATATTTTTGAAGCTTTGATGGACGTTTGTAAAGTATGTTCACTTGGTCAAATTACCAGCGCGTTGTTTGAAGTAGGAGGACAGTATAGAAGAAACATGTAA